The following proteins are encoded in a genomic region of Nicotiana sylvestris chromosome 4, ASM39365v2, whole genome shotgun sequence:
- the LOC138890510 gene encoding uncharacterized protein — translation MLQAQQVAISQLQNQNRAPRRLEPKPSQEVTCRNEPVTERANENESGTNPQIIKMLEELTKRVESGEKKIEANEKKVETYNFRVDPIPGAPPILKGLDSKKFVQKSFPPSTAPKSIPKMFRTPEIPKYNGTTDPNEHVTSYTYAIKGNDLEDNEIESVLLKKFGETLSKGSMIWYHNLPPNSIDSFAMFADSFVKVHAGAIKVEARKLGLFKVKQRDNEMLREFMSWFQMEWMDLPPIANDWLVQAFTQGLNVRSSLASQQLK, via the coding sequence atgttgcaggctcaacaGGTAGCAATATCCCAACTCCAAAACCAAAATCGCGCCCCAAGAAGACTTGAGCCTAAGCCGTCCCAGGAAGTCACCTGCAGAAATGAACCCGTCACAGAGAGGGCGAATGAAAATGAATCGGGGACCAACCCTCAGATCATAAAGATGCTTGAGGAGCTGACAAAACGGGTAGAATCGGGAGAGAAGAAAATCGAAGCCAATGAGAAAAAGGTGGAAACCTACAATTTCAGGGTTGATCCAATACCAGGAGCACCGCCGATATTAAAAGGCCtagattcaaagaagtttgtTCAAAAATCTTTTCCTCCAAGCACGGCTCCAAAGTCGATCCCTAAGATGTTCCGCACGCCCGAGATTCCAAAGTACAATGGAACAACCGACCCAAATGAGCATGTGACCTCCTACACGTACGCCATCAAAGGGAACGACTTGGAGGATAATGAGATTGAGTCTGTCCTActgaaaaagtttggggaaactttATCAAAGGGatctatgatatggtatcacaacctacctcctaattctattgactcgtttGCTATGTTTGCAGATTCCTTCGTAAAAGTACACGCCGGGGCTATCAAGGTCGAGGCCAGGAAGTTAGGTCTTTTCAAAGTGAAACAAAGAGATAATGAGATGCTCAGAGAATTCATGTCCTGGTttcaaatggaatggatggaCTTGCCTCCGATCGCGAATGATTGGCTCGTTCAGGCTTTCACCCAAGGACTCAATGTTCGAAGCTCGTTGGCTTCACAGCAGTTGAAATAA
- the LOC104221853 gene encoding uncharacterized protein produces the protein MALPQILPSSSSFTHKPHLINPTNNFFLTPQSNPQYHFTPLPFLHRRRRRNNYTLRCSASSFPEKHHTGSSPNSDDVVELPLFPLPLVLFPGAILPLQIFEFRYRIMMHTLLQTDLRFGVIYSDSATGTADVGCVGEVVKHERLVDDRFFLICKGQERFRVSKVVRSKPYLVAEVTWLEDRPSANGEDDVEGLANEVENYMKDVIRLSNRLNGKAEKEATDLRRNLFPTPFSFFVGSTFEGAPREQQALLELEDTAVRLKREKETLRNTLNYLTAASAVKDVFPSSG, from the coding sequence ATGGCTTTGCCTCAAAtcttaccttcttcttcttctttcactcACAAACCCCACTTAATAAACCCTACTAATAATTTCTTTTTAACCCCTCAATCTAATCCCCAATATCACTTTACCCCACTACCATTCCTCCACCGCCGTCGCCGTCGTAATAATTACACTCTCCGATGCTCCGCCTCTTCCTTCCCGGAGAAACACCACACCGGCAGCTCACCCAACTCGGATGACGTCGTTGAGCTCCCACTTTTCCCTCTCCCTCTCGTCCTCTTCCCTGGTGCAATCCTCCCGCTTCAAATCTTCGAGTTTCGTTACCGTATAATGATGCATACACTCCTCCAAACCGACCTCCGTTTCGGAGTTATTTACTCCGATAGCGCCACCGGAACCGCCGACGTCGGCTGCGTAGGCGAAGTCGTTAAACACGAACGCCTCGTCGACGACCGGTTTTTTCTAATCTGTAAAGGACAAGAACGGTTCCGGGTCAGTAAAGTCGTCCGGTCCAAACCGTATTTAGTTGCTGAGGTGACGTGGCTGGAAGACCGTCCGTCAGCTAACGGAGAAGATGACGTGGAAGGTTTAGCTAACGAAGTGGAAAATTACATGAAAGACGTGATCCGTTTGTCTAACAGATTGAACGGGAAAGCTGAAAAAGAGGCAACAGATTTACGACGGAATTTATTTCCGACGCCGTTTTCGTTTTTCGTTGGGAGTACGTTTGAAGGAGCCCCACGGGAACAACAAGCGTTGCTTGAGTTAGAAGATACAGCTGTGAGATTGAAACGGGAAAAGGAAACTTTGAGGAATACTTTGAATTATTTAACTGCTGCTTCTGCTGTTAAGGATGTCTTCCCATCTTCGGGATGA